GCCGCATAGTTGGCGTGGGTACGGGACAGGCGCGAGGGCGGATCGTTCCACACCACAAGCGTTTCCGGACACTTGGCCATGGCCACGTCCGCATCCAGCCACCGCAGCCAGAGGTCGTAATCCTCGGGAAACGGCCCCTCGCGGTAGCCGCCCAGGCGCTGCACCAGCTCGCGCCGGAACATCACCGAGGGATGGGCCAGGGGGGATTCACGAAAGCGGTTGGCGGCAATGGCTTCTGGCGTCGTCAGGGTGTTGATCCAGTCCACATAGGCCGCATAGCCGGCGCAGTGGTCTCGGCATCCGCCAAAGGCCACCATGCAGGAGGCCAGCCCCAGGGAGGGCTGCGTCTCCAGCAGCTGCCACTGCCGGGCCAGGCGCTCGGGGTGGCTCCAGTCGTCCCCGTCCATGCGGGCAATGTATGGTCCGCGGGCCAGGGTCAGGCCATGGTTGAGGGCGGGCACGATGCCGCCGTGCGGCATGACCACAGGCCGTACGCGGGAGTCCCGGGCGGCATAAGCCTGCAGCAGGGGCAGGGTGGCGTCCTCGGAGCCGTCGTCCACGGCCAGCAGCTCGAAGTCGGCAAAGGTCTGCCCGAGGATGGATTCCACCGCCCCGGCCAGGGTGGCGGCGGCGTTGTACACGGGCATGAGGACGGAAATCTGCACAGCGGCAGGACACTCGGCGGCAGGCATGGCCGTGTGTACCCTGCCGCCGTTCCAGGCGCAAGCGTCGCGCAGGCATCAGAACGCCACGCTGGTGAACTCCTCGAAGGTGGTCAGGCCCTGAAACACCTTGAAGGCGGCATCCATCTTGAGGGTGGAGAGCCGCTTGGCCTGCACCGCCGCCTGCTTGATCTCCACCGAGGACGCCCGCTTGAGGATGAGGGGCTGCACCACATCGTCCACCTCCAGCACCTCATACACCCCCATGCGGCCCTTGAAGCCGGAATTCTCGCACTTGAAGCAGCCCTTGCCCTGGAAGAAATGCATGCGCTGGCTGCCGCTCACGCCCATGGACCGCAGGGCGGCGGCTGGCGCCTCGAAGGGTTCGATACAGTCCGGGCAGATGCGCCGCACCAGGCGCTGGGCCACCACCACCAGGAGGGTGGAGGCGATGAGGAAGGGTTCGATATCCATCTCAATGAAGCGCGTCACCGCACCGGCGGCGTCGTTGGTGTGCAGGGTGGAAAGCACCTTGTGACCGGTCATGGAGGCCTGGATGCCGATGTTGGCTGTTTCCTGATCCCGGATTTCCCCCACCATGACCACATCCGGGTCCTGACGCAGGATGGCCCGCAGGCCGGAGGCAAAGGTCATGCCGGCCTTGACGTTCAACTGTACCTGGGTCACCTCGTCGATGCGGCTTTCCACGGGGTCTTCCAGGGTGATGGTATTGATGGTCGGCTTGCTGATTTTCTTGAGGATGGAGTACAGCAGCGTGGTCTTGCCCGAGCCGGTGGGGCCGGTGGCCAGCATCATGCCGTAGGGCTTGAGGATGGCCTTGTCGATCTTGACGCGTTCCTTGTCGCTCATGCCCAGTTGATCCAGAGACAGGGGCTTGGCGCTCTGCACGTGCAGCCGCATGACCACCTTCTCCCCGTAAATGGTGGGCAGGGTGGAAACGCGGACACTGATTTCCCGATGCTGCACGCGGTACGTGAAGCGGCCGTCCTGGGGCACGCGGGTGACGGAGATATCCAGGTTCGACAACAGCTTGATGCGCGAGATGAGGGGCAGGAACAGCTTTTTCGGCGGCGGCGGGAAGGATTTGAGCTCGCCATCGATGCGGAACTTCAGCTCCAGCTTGTCCTTCTTGCGGCTGAAGTGAATGTCCGAGGCGCGCTTGTTCATGGCCTGCACCAGGATGGAGTTGACGATCTTCACCACCGGCGCATCCTGGGCCATGCTCTGCAGCGAGCCTATGTTGAGCTCGCCGGCATCTTCCCCCTCATCCACGGCGTACTCTCCCCCGTCCTCCTCAATCTCCTCGAAGGTCTCGTGGGCGAGTATGCCGGCATCCAGGCTGCGGCCATAAATGGCATGGGCGATGTCATCAAATTCATGCTTGCTGCAGATGGCGATTTCCACTTCCATCCTGGTCACATGCATGATGGAGTCCAGGGCGGTCAGATCGGTGGGATCCTGCATGGCCACCCAGAGCACGCCGCCCTGCCTGGCCAGGGGCAGCACCATGCACCGTTCGGCCAAATCCGAGCTGATGAGGCTGGCCAGGGAGGGGTCTGGCACAAAAGATTCCACATCCAGGCGCTTGACCTTGAGCTGCCGCGAGAGCACGGCCAGCAGCCGCGCCTCTTCCACGATGCCGTTCTGGATGAGAAACTGTCCCAGCTTGAGGGGGCTGCCCCGCTTGGCCACCAGGGCGTCATCCAGGGCCTGCTGGGTGAGCAGCCCGGCCTCCACGAGCATTTCGCCCAGTCGCTTGCGCGGTCCTTGCCTGTGCTTGCGGGCAATGTCCTTGGCGGCATCGGCATGCCCCGTGGTGGAGGCGGCCTCGTCTGCGTGCGGGTCCTGGCTCAGGTGTTCCATCATCCTTTCCTCATCCCCCAGGTTGGCGGCAGCCATGCGTGCGCCGGCCCTGACCGTACTGCCGGCGTCACCGTGTCATGCCATGGATACCGGTGCGCCAAAACAGCCAGCCTTGCAAGGGGGGGAACCGGGAGGACTCCCCTCCCTTTTCCACTTCAACAGGCCTTTCTTTTTGAAGTGGAGGCGGAATCAGCCCGGACGCAGGCTCAGAGTTCCACGGGCATGTCGCGGCGGGCGATGGCCTCGCGCATGCGGCACACGCTGCAGCATTCGGCATTGGTGGGATGCCCGCACTGGGTGCACGGCACAATGGCGCATGGCGCAGCAGCCTGCGCCTGCCGGAAAGGCTGGCGGCCGAATTCCAGAAATCCAAGATAGAACTGCAGCTTCTGGCCGGGAGACGTCTCCTCCAGACCGGCCAGCAGGGACTTGTGCCCCGTAAAGCTGGCGCCGCGGCTGTAGGGGCATGCGCCCATATGGTACTCAATGCCGGCCAGAAAGCAGTACGCGGCGGTCTCGAACTCAGACAACCGCCACATCGGCTTCACCTTTTTTGCAAACCCGTTGCCTGCCGGCAGCATGGGGCCCTGGTCCGCCAGCTGGGCGGCATCCCACCGGATGACGTTGGCGAACAGCCGGCTGGTCTCATCGTCCAGGTTGTGCCCCGTGGCCAGCACGGTGAAGCCCCCCTGCACGGCCGCGCGGTTGAAGAGCTGCCGTTTGATGGTGCCGCAGGCCGAGCAGATCGGGCGGTTGATGCAGTCCTTCACCAGGGGGATGGCCAGCCCTTCGTCGGCCAGCTGCACCACATCCAAGGGGATGCCGTGCGCGGCGCAGAACCGCTCCACCGCCGCACGCGCCGGTGCGGAGGAATCCGGGATGCCCAGATCCAGATGCACGCCGTGGACGCCATACCCCAGCCGGCGCAGCAAATGCGCCATGGCCAGGGAATCCTTGCCGCCGGAAAGGGCCAGCAGGATGGTGTCTGCATGGGAAAACAACCCCTGGCTGCGGATGGCTTTTTCCACCTGCCGTTCCACAAATTCCAGAAAGCAGGCCTCGCAAAACCCGGTGTGATGGCTGGGCAAGGCCACTGCGGCCCTGGCCCGGCAACGTTTACACTTCATGAAGCTCGTCGATGGTGATGAGTGTGGCGGTAGTATACCGTTTGCAGTGGTCTGCAATCACCCGCGGGAGGTGACGGGCCGGATGCGCAGCCGAGCCCCTTCTTCGAGGATGACATCCCAGGTGACCAGTTGCGGGCCGTCTGCCGTCTCCAGGATGGTCAGCGTCTCATTCTGCCGAAATCCCAGCCGGTTGAGCACGGCGCGCACGGACTTGCAATACTCCACTTCGCGCTCCTTGCCCCCCGGCTCCATGATAACTGTAACCATTAGTCGCCTTTATTTTTTCCGGACTCCGCCATGCGCGCCAGTTCCGAAAGCAGCAGCCTGGCTTCGGCATGCAAGGCGGCCCATGCGGCGTCCAGTGCTGCGAACCCGGCATCGTCCCCGCTGTCGAACCCTGGCGCCCCGGCCAGACGCTCCAGCACGGCCGCCAGTTGCTCGCAGTGTTGCGCCCCGATGATGGCCGCAGCGCCCTTGAGCGCATGGGCCTGCCGCTGCACCTGGGCAGCATCCCGGCCCTGCATGGCCACCGCAAGATGCTCCAGCCGGGCAGGCGCATCCGACGCAAAGGAGGTGAACAGCAGGTGCAGCAGTTCCACATCCCCGCCAAGGCGATGCAACGCGGCAGCATACGCCAGATGCGTGGCTGACGGAAGAGCGGAAGCGGCGACGGCGGGCAATTCGGGGGCGGTATGACTCATGAATCCTCGTGCATTGGAGCAGAATACTCCAGCCGCCCGCAGCAGCGCAAGGAAAATCCCACGCCTGCAATTCCGGCAGGTCAGGCACGCAGCCGTCTTGAAAACGCCTTGTCATTGTCACAGGCATATACTACATGACGAGTATCCCCGAGAGGCCATCTGCTCTGCCCGCGTGCGGCATGGGCAGCATTGAGCCCCGACGTCCGGCAAGGAGCGAGACATGAGCGAGGCCCGAAAGGTCCTGGTAGTGGACGACGAGAAGCACATCCGCATGCTGTACCGTGAAGAGCTGGAAACCGACGGCTATGTCATCGCCACATCCGACGGCCAGGAGGACATCCTGCAGGTCATCGCCCGGGAACAGCCCCTGGTGGTGGTGCTGGATATCAAACTCGGCGCCAACCGGTCCGGCCTGGATCTGCTGCAGGAAATCCGCAGCAAGCACCAGACCCTGCCGGTCATCCTCTCCACGGCGTACGACAGCTTTCAGCACGACCTCAAATCCATCGCCGCTGATTATTATGTGGTGAAATCCGTGGATTTGGCAGAACTCAAAGATAAGGTCAGCCAGGCCCTGAGCAAGGCCGCCCGACTGGCGACATAACCCGGCCAGGCCCGGCCGCGCCCGGCTGTATCGATCTGGCCCACAGGCCCTTCCTGCATTGCCCTTGGCCGGGCTTCGTGCTAGCGCTGAGCAGCTATGAACGACTTCATCTCCGATTTGAACCGGCTGCTCATTTTCTTCCTTCCCTTTGCCCTGGGCATCATCCTGCACGAGGTGGCCCACGGGTACATCGCGTGGCGGCTGGGGGACCCCACCGCCAAAAACCAGGGCAGGCTCACGCTGAACCCCATCAAGCACGTGGACCCCATGGGCCTGGCCGTCTTCGTGCTCACGGCCCTGTTCACCGGCTTTGTCTTTGGCTGGGCCAAACCCGTGCCTGTGGACCCGCGCTACTTCAAGAACCCCCGCCAGGGCCTCATGCTCTCCTCCATGGCCGGGCCGGCCACCAACTTTGCCCTGGCCCTCTGCTTCGCCTTTGCCTTCACGGCGCTGTACGGGCATGCCGCCACAGCCCCCCTGGGCAGCACCGGGGCGTATTTCCTGGATCCCCTGGTGCGCATCTGCCTGGCCGGCGTCAGCGTGAATCTGGTCCTGGGCGTGCTCAATCTCATTCCCATCCCGCCCTTGGACGGTTCCAAGGTGGTGCAATACTTCCTGCCCCGGGACCTGGCCCTCAAGTACCTTTCCCTGGAGCGCCACGGCTTTCTGCTGCTGTTGCTGCTCATTGCCTTCGGCGTGGTCGGCCGGTTCATCCGCTTCATCGTTGAACCCCTGTTCACGGGCGTGATGACCCTTGCCGGCGCCTGATCCTCCCCTTGCACCCTCAGCCTCGCCACCTACCGCCATGACACCCACTCCGCGCATTGTTTCCGGCATGCGGCCCACCGGCCCCCTGCACCTCGGCCATTATTTCGGCGTGCTCAAGCAGTGGCTTGAGCTGCAATCCACCCACCACTGCTACTTCTTTGTGGCAGACTGGCACGCCCTGACCAGCGAATACCACGATCCCCTGCGCATCCGCGGCTTTGTGCCCGAGCTGGTGATGGATTGGGTGGCCGCCGGGCTGGATCCCGCCCGCTGCACCATTTTCCAGCAGTCCATGGTGCCCGAGCACGTGGAACTGCATCTGGTGCTGTCCATGATCACCCCCACCAGCTGGCTGGAACGCAACCCCACGTACAAGGATCAGTTGCAGCAGCTTGCGGAAAAGGATCTGACCACCTACGGCTTTTTGGGCTATCCCGTGCTCCAGGCCGCGGACATCCTGCTGTACAAGCCCCAGGCCGTGCCCGTGGGCCAGGATCAGCTGCCCCACCTGGAACTGACGCGGGAAATCGCCCGCCGCTTCAACTTCCTTTATGGCGAGACCTTCCCCGAGCCCCAGGCCCTGCTAACCCCGGCCGCCAAGTGCCCGGGCCTGGACGGCCGCAAGATGAGCAAAAGCTACGGCAACTCCATCTACCTGCGCGAAGACTTTGTGGACGTGCGCAGCAAGGTGATGCAGATGCTGACCGACGCCAACCGCAAGCGCAAGACCGATCCGGGCGATCCGAACATCTGCAACCTCTTCCCCTATCACGTGCTCATGACCGGCGCCGAGGATCAGGCCGCCATCCGCGACGCCTGCGTCAAGGCCGAAATCGGCTGCGTGGACTGCAAGAAAAAGCTCATCGAATCCATGGAAGCCTTCCTCACCCCGCTGCACGAGCGGCGCCGTCATCTGGTGGAACACCCCGAAGAGGCCTGGGACATCCTGGAACGCGGCTCGGCCGTGGCCCGGGAAGAAGCGCAGCGCACCCAGGACGAAGTGCGCCGGCACATCAATTTCCTCGGGCGGTAGTCACCCGCGGCATGCTGCCGGGGCTGTCCCATTCCAGGCGCACAGCCCCGGCTTCGGCCGTCACATGCAGCGACACCCCTCGGGCCGCCAGGGCCTCGCGGACGGTATCGCTCGGAAACCCCCATTGATTCCACTGCCCGGCGCTGGCCAGGGCCACGGCCGGGGCCACGGTGTCCAGGAAGGTTTCGGAAAGGCTGTTCCCAGAGCCGTGATGCGGCAGCACCAGGGCCGAGGCAGCCAGCCTGTTGCCGAACCGGGCCGCCAATCCCTCCAGGCCCGCCCGTTCCAGATCCCCGGGCAGAATGGCCAGCGCCCTGCCCTGCCACAGCACGCACAGGGTCAGGGACTCCGCATTGCCCGCTCCGGCTGCCTTGCGGCGGGGATTGAGCGCCGCCAGTCGCAGTCCTGCCGCCGGGTCTCCCAGGCGCAACACCTCGCCGGCCAGCAGCGGCTCTTCCTTCAGACCGCCCTGCCGCAATGCCCCAGCCAGACGTGCCTGATCCCAGTCGGCATTGGGCGCACCGCCGTTGGACAGCACCCGCCGCGGTCCCAGGTGACTGATGGGATAGTAGCAGCCGCGCAGATGATCCACATCGTGATGACTGATGAAGACCAATTCCAGAGACGGCCGGCGCAGCCAGGCCAGGGCCGGCAGGATGATGCTGCGGCCGGGATCGAACGTGCGGGACTGAAAGCCGCCGCCGTCGATGAGGGCGCGGCTGCCGTCCGGGCCTTCCAGCACCAGGGCCTGCCCCTGGCCCACGTCCAGGGCCGTGAGCCGCACCTGTCCTGAAGCCGGCAGCAACGTCGGCAGGCATCCCGCAACAAACAACGCGCAGGCTCCCGCCAGACCGGCCGTCTGCCAGGGCGTTGACCGGCCCGCCGCAAGACGGATGGTCGTCCAGCAAATGATCCCCCACCAGCCGACCCACACTGCCCAGTGCGGCCGGATGGCGGCATGGCTCTGCAGCATCCCCCGGGCATCCAGCCAGCCCAGGCCGGCCAGCAAGGCGTCGGCCGAAACACTGGAAAGATCAAGCAGCCACCCGGAAACACTGGCCATCCAGGGCAGCAGGCCCGCCAGGGCCGTGCCCAGCACCCCCAGCAGCGCGCCGGGCACCACCAGCAGCCCCAGCAGCGGCAGCCACACGGCATTACACCAAAAGCTGCTTTGCACCTCGCCGAAGTGCCACAATTGCAGGGGCAGCAATGCCGCCTGTGCCGCCACACTCACGGCCAGCACCTGCACCAGCAGCCCCAGCATGCGCCGCAGGCTGCCATGTGGACCGGGCACGCCGGCCAAACCGGCGGCCGCGCCGCGCAGTCGCCAGCCCAACACACCGGCATAACAGGCGATGCCCGCCACCGCAGCCACGGAAAGCTGCAGCCGCAGATCCACGGCCATGGCCGGCGAAGCCAGCAGCAGCAACGCCACAGCCAGAAACAACCCGTCCAGCACCGCCGCCGGCCGGCCGCGCCAGGTCAGCAGGCACCAGATGGCAAACATCAGCGCCGCCCGCAGCAAGGACGGCGTGGCCCCGCCGAGCCACACATAGCCGGCCACCAGCGCCAGTCCGAACACCACGCCCCACTTGCGGCGCGGCAGGCGCAGGTATGCGGATGGCCAGAGGAACCCCAGCCCCCAGGCAGCGGCCCAGCCCAGGGAAGCCACAAACCCCACATGCGCGCCGGACAGGGCGATGGAGTGCGCCAGGGAGGCCGTGCGCAGGCGATCCACCGTCTCGTGCGACAACCACTGCCGTTCCCCGAAGGCCATCGCCAGCGCCAGGGCCCGGCCCTGATGCGCGGCGAATCGCGGGTCATCCGTGTCGTCCCGGGTCAGACTGTCCAGCGTGCGATGCAGCAACACGGCGCGCAGCCGCTCCGGCCACCACCCCGGCGCAAGCACCTCCGCGGCCACGTCCCGGCCCCGGCTGTACGCCCTGGCCACCACGCCCTGCCGCATCCACCAGCCTTCGCTGGACTGGCTGCCAAAATTGACGAAGCCCCCTGCCGGACTCACGGCCAGCATCGTGCGGATCTCCGCCCCGGGGAGCAATGCAGGCAGCAGGCTGTCCGGCGGATAGTCCCAGGTCCAGGCGAGGCGACCCGGCAACGGGCGTGTGGTGTTGGCCGAATCCGTCAATGTCACATGATCCAGGATGCAGCGCAGCCGGTTCCCGGGCAGGGACTCGCGCTCCAGCATTCGGGCAGTCACCTGATATTCGGCGCGCCGGCTGAGCCAGTCCGGCGCCTGGACGCGTGGCATGTCCAGCCAAGCCAGTCCCACACCCAGCCCCAGACAGGCCACGGCGGCGACCAGACGCACCGGCCCGCGCAAGAGATCGCGGCAGAGCAGGAAGATCAGGCCCCAGGCCGGCAGCCCGGCCCAGGGTGCATCCCAGGCCAGACAGCCGGCGAACAGGGCAAGCAGGCAGGCATGCCACGGCTGCAGCGGGGGCAGCCGGGCGCTTGCGGCGGATCGGACGCCAGCCGGAGCCATGGCGGCACCCCGCGTGCCTGGCCGTCGGCCCGATCTGTCCATCCACTCCTCCGCATGTTCAGGTGCCGATCAATCCATAGATCGGTACACCTTGGCGCCAACGTTTGTCAACTTTATATCGAGTTCTTCATATCCACGATCCAGATGATAGATGCGCTGTACCGTGGTAACGCCCGAGGCGGCCAGCCCGGCCACCACCAGCGAGGCCGAGGCCCGCAGATCCGAGGCCATCACCGGCGCGCCATTCAGGCGCTCCACGCCCCGCACCACCGCCGTACGGCCCGAGAGCTTGATGCGTGCGCCCATGCGCATCAGTTCCTGCACATGCATGAAGCGGTTTTCGAAAATTGTTTCTTCAATAACACCGCTGCCTTCTGCCAGACACATGGCGGCCATCACCTGGGCCTGCATGTCCGTGGGAAAACCCGGGTACGGCAGGGTCATCACATCCACCGCGCGCAGCCGGGCGTCCACACGCACGCGAATCCCCCCGGCCTCGCGGGTGAACTGCACGCCCATCTGCTGCAATACGTCCATCTGGGCATCCATGGCGTCCAGGGGACAATTGGTCAGCAACACGTCACCTCGGGTGGCAGCCACGGCGGCCATGTATGTGCCAGCTTCTATCCTGTCACTCATGATGGCGTAGGGGGTCGGCACGAGTCTGGCCACGCCCTGGATGCGCAGCACGCTGGTACCCTGCCCGGTAATGCGCGCGCCGCAGGCATTGAGAAAGTTGGCCAGATCCGTCACTTCCGGCTCGCGGGCGGCGTTTTCCAGAATGGTTTCACCCTCGGCCAGGGCCGCGGCCATGAGCAGGTTTTCCGTACCGCCCACGGTGGGGAACGGGAACTGGATGTGCGCGCCCTTGAGGCCGCCATCGACGCGGCCGTCGATGTAGCCGGAATCCAGCTCGAAGGTTGCGCCCATTTTTTCCAGGGCCGCCAAGTGCATATCCACGGGACGCGCCCCGATGGCGCAGCCGCCGGGCAGGGCCACCCGGGCCCGGCCCAGCCGTGCCAGGAGCGGCCCCAGACACAGGGCCGAGGCGCGCATGGTCTTCACCAGATCGTAGGGCGCTTCGTGGGCCAGGGCTCCGGGGACAACCTGGAGGACGTCGCCTTCGAGATGCGTTTCACACCCCAGGATTTCCAGCAGCTTGCAGGTGGTGCGGATGTCCTTGAGGCGTGGAACATTGTGGAAGGTCACTGACGAGTCGAACAGCAGGGCGGCAAACAGAATGGGCAGGGCGGCATTCTTGGAGCCGCTGATGGGGATGGTTCCATGCAGCTCGCGGCCGCCGTGAATCACAAGATGTTCCATGGCATCCTTCAGTGGAAAAAAAGGTGGCTTGGTGCTGGCCGTTCTACCAATCAACGCTTGACTTGGGAAGAGTTCGACAGTAAGAGATTTTCTTTCTTACGGCGGGAGTAGCTCAGTAGGTAGAGCACACGGTTGTGGCCCGTGTGGCCGTGGGTTCAAGTCCCATCTCTCGCCCCAGCAAGCCCAAGGCGCAGTTTCGACTGCGCCTTTTTTCATGCCCGACGCAGCCGGCGGCGCAGCATCCGCCCAAGCAGCACGGCTTCCGGCACGCGCAGGAGCAGCGCCCCCAGGCCGAACGCTACCGCCCAGCCAGGAATGCACGCCACCCGCAGCCAGGACGACGCCGGCAGCAGGCCATCCACCCAGACGATGCCGCCGGCCATGGCCAGCCCCAGGCCGATCATCCGGACCAGCCAGCCGGCATCGGCCCGATCCATGTGCCAGGCGCTGCCACGTCCCAGCATGAGGGCCTGGAGCCAGGCCCCAACCCCCAGGGCCATGGCCGGAGCGCGCGGCCCTGCGGTCCATTCAAAAACAAGCTCCGCCAGCACAAAGGCTGCCACGCCGGCTGCGCCGGCCAGCACCGTCAGCCGATGCCGACCCTGGGCATAGGCCGCCGCCAGCAGCGGCCGCGTCATGGCCAGGGCTGGCAACGCCAGGGCGAACCATTGCAGCATGGCTGTGGTGAGGGTCACGCCGTGCGCATCGAATTGCCCCCGGCCGAACAACACCACCACCACCGGACGCGCCAGCAGCAGCAGCCCCACGGCCGCCGGCACCGCCAGGAACAGGCTCGCGCGCAGTGCCCCGCGCAGGGCCGTGACAAAGCCGTGCTGCTCGCCCTGGGCGTGCAGGGCGGCCAGTTCCGGCAGGGCCACCGTGGAAATGGCCACCCCGGCCAGCCCCAGGGGGAACTGCAGCAGCCTGTCGGCATAGTACAGGGCGCTCGTCGTGCCCGTGCCCAGGACCGTGCCGCGGAACGAGGCCAGCATGAGCATGATCTGAAAGGCGGACGCCCCCAGCATGGTCGGCAGCATCTCGCGCCCCACCCGGGCCAGCGCTGCCGGCCGCAGAGGGGTACGGCCGATCCAGACAAATCCTTGCCGCCGCAAGTCCGGCAGTTGCAGCCACACCTGCCCGACGCCGGCCACAAGCAGCCCGGCAGCCAGACACACGGCAACGTCCTGCCCCAGCCCTGCCCCCAGGCCTGCGGCAGCGATGAGCACCACATTGAGCAGGCATGGCGACAGGGCCGGCATCAGAAATCGATCCAGCACATGCAGCATGCTCACGCAGATGCCTGCCGCGGCGGTGGTCAGCAGATAGGGCATGCAGATGGCCAGAAGCACGGCGGCCCTGGCGGCGAGTTCGGGAGCGTCCGCAAATCCCGGCGCAATGGCTTTGACGAGGAGATCGGCATGCAGCATGGCCAGCGCAGTGAGCGGTCCAACCACCAGGCCGCCCCACAGCAGCAGGCACCGGCCCAGCTGGAACATGCGTTCCCGGCCGCCGTCGGTGCGGGCCTGGGCCAGGGCCGGACCCACGGCCATGGAGAAGGTGCCCTCCCCCAGCATCCGGCGCAAGGCCTCGGGGATGCGGAAGGCCACGAAGAAGGCATCGGCCATGGGACCGGCACCCAGGGCCATGGCCACGACCATGTCGCGCACGAATCCGAGCATCCGGCTGACCAGGGTGGCCCCGGCCACCACCCCGGCCTTGCGCAAGCGATGCTGGGCGGCGTCTTCTGCCTGCCGATCCGGCGCGTCAGCCATGGCGTTTCAACGCCGATCCTGGTAGAAATCGCCCATGAGCAAACCAGCCCTGCGCGTGTACGGGACCCTGTTCGGGACACCCCGCCCTGTGTTCGAGGCCCTGAAAGACCGCTTCGGGTTCGATGTGGAAACCTGGAGCGACGGCAAATGCGAGTTGGAATATGAAGGCAATTGGTGTGACGTGGAAGGCCTGGCCGAGGCCCTGCCCGACCACATCACGCCGGAGATGGAGGGCAAGATCGACGCCATCGACCAGCACGCCTGGACGCTGACGCGCATTGCCGTGGCCGGCGGCCGCGTGACCGTCAAAACCATCTCCTGCGACGATCCGCTGGAAAAGTACCGGATGGAATAGGCAACTCCGGCTGCGGCGTCAGGCGGAAACAGCCTGGCGCTT
This sequence is a window from Megalodesulfovibrio gigas DSM 1382 = ATCC 19364. Protein-coding genes within it:
- a CDS encoding DNA internalization-related competence protein ComEC/Rec2, producing MAPAGVRSAASARLPPLQPWHACLLALFAGCLAWDAPWAGLPAWGLIFLLCRDLLRGPVRLVAAVACLGLGVGLAWLDMPRVQAPDWLSRRAEYQVTARMLERESLPGNRLRCILDHVTLTDSANTTRPLPGRLAWTWDYPPDSLLPALLPGAEIRTMLAVSPAGGFVNFGSQSSEGWWMRQGVVARAYSRGRDVAAEVLAPGWWPERLRAVLLHRTLDSLTRDDTDDPRFAAHQGRALALAMAFGERQWLSHETVDRLRTASLAHSIALSGAHVGFVASLGWAAAWGLGFLWPSAYLRLPRRKWGVVFGLALVAGYVWLGGATPSLLRAALMFAIWCLLTWRGRPAAVLDGLFLAVALLLLASPAMAVDLRLQLSVAAVAGIACYAGVLGWRLRGAAAGLAGVPGPHGSLRRMLGLLVQVLAVSVAAQAALLPLQLWHFGEVQSSFWCNAVWLPLLGLLVVPGALLGVLGTALAGLLPWMASVSGWLLDLSSVSADALLAGLGWLDARGMLQSHAAIRPHWAVWVGWWGIICWTTIRLAAGRSTPWQTAGLAGACALFVAGCLPTLLPASGQVRLTALDVGQGQALVLEGPDGSRALIDGGGFQSRTFDPGRSIILPALAWLRRPSLELVFISHHDVDHLRGCYYPISHLGPRRVLSNGGAPNADWDQARLAGALRQGGLKEEPLLAGEVLRLGDPAAGLRLAALNPRRKAAGAGNAESLTLCVLWQGRALAILPGDLERAGLEGLAARFGNRLAASALVLPHHGSGNSLSETFLDTVAPAVALASAGQWNQWGFPSDTVREALAARGVSLHVTAEAGAVRLEWDSPGSMPRVTTARGN
- the murA gene encoding UDP-N-acetylglucosamine 1-carboxyvinyltransferase, which translates into the protein MEHLVIHGGRELHGTIPISGSKNAALPILFAALLFDSSVTFHNVPRLKDIRTTCKLLEILGCETHLEGDVLQVVPGALAHEAPYDLVKTMRASALCLGPLLARLGRARVALPGGCAIGARPVDMHLAALEKMGATFELDSGYIDGRVDGGLKGAHIQFPFPTVGGTENLLMAAALAEGETILENAAREPEVTDLANFLNACGARITGQGTSVLRIQGVARLVPTPYAIMSDRIEAGTYMAAVAATRGDVLLTNCPLDAMDAQMDVLQQMGVQFTREAGGIRVRVDARLRAVDVMTLPYPGFPTDMQAQVMAAMCLAEGSGVIEETIFENRFMHVQELMRMGARIKLSGRTAVVRGVERLNGAPVMASDLRASASLVVAGLAASGVTTVQRIYHLDRGYEELDIKLTNVGAKVYRSMD
- the murJ gene encoding murein biosynthesis integral membrane protein MurJ — protein: MADAPDRQAEDAAQHRLRKAGVVAGATLVSRMLGFVRDMVVAMALGAGPMADAFFVAFRIPEALRRMLGEGTFSMAVGPALAQARTDGGRERMFQLGRCLLLWGGLVVGPLTALAMLHADLLVKAIAPGFADAPELAARAAVLLAICMPYLLTTAAAGICVSMLHVLDRFLMPALSPCLLNVVLIAAAGLGAGLGQDVAVCLAAGLLVAGVGQVWLQLPDLRRQGFVWIGRTPLRPAALARVGREMLPTMLGASAFQIMLMLASFRGTVLGTGTTSALYYADRLLQFPLGLAGVAISTVALPELAALHAQGEQHGFVTALRGALRASLFLAVPAAVGLLLLARPVVVVLFGRGQFDAHGVTLTTAMLQWFALALPALAMTRPLLAAAYAQGRHRLTVLAGAAGVAAFVLAELVFEWTAGPRAPAMALGVGAWLQALMLGRGSAWHMDRADAGWLVRMIGLGLAMAGGIVWVDGLLPASSWLRVACIPGWAVAFGLGALLLRVPEAVLLGRMLRRRLRRA